A stretch of the Duncaniella dubosii genome encodes the following:
- a CDS encoding helix-turn-helix domain-containing protein, with amino-acid sequence MYFAQKLKSLREENHYLQRQIAALLDIDTPMYSRIERGERFAKEEHIPILAKYYDIDENELRQLWLADKVYDVIAGESSANDVLSIVSESIAEYGKENKSC; translated from the coding sequence ATGTATTTCGCACAGAAATTAAAGTCGTTGAGAGAAGAGAATCACTATCTACAAAGACAGATAGCGGCACTGCTCGACATAGATACACCTATGTATAGCCGCATTGAGCGAGGAGAAAGATTTGCAAAAGAAGAACATATACCCATATTGGCTAAATACTATGATATAGATGAAAACGAGTTACGACAATTATGGTTAGCTGACAAAGTGTACGATGTAATTGCTGGTGAGTCATCAGCAAATGATGTTTTATCTATTGTTTCAGAAAGTATAGCTGAATATGGAAAAGAAAATAAAAGTTGCTGA
- a CDS encoding class I SAM-dependent methyltransferase has translation MQLFENATEQKLRGGYYTPPQIAAFLLQWGMSGLTHPDILEPSCGDGVFFEQMQNLNMDFTSFLGIELDEEEANKALAIDLPDAEIQNRDFHEFCLTTNQRFDLVVGNPPFIRYQYYDQSLQSLAADIFKKAKLKYSKLTNAWVTFIVGSSLLLKERGKIAFVVPADILQVSYAKQLRNHLIKTFNQVNIISFEQLVFDDIQQEVVLLLCEKDGSGRHNIDHVDVKDISALQFLLNGGLHFNKKTVNKDSDKWSYYFLSEEEISFIENLSSNAEHHIGDYASVEVGITTGANQYFTVPKSIVDFYGLDDFAKPMVGRSVQVSSLDFTTHDWQKNVNKGSRAHLLVFRSKEEIANHDGAKEYIASGEADGINKGYKTSIRDDWFVIPSVKLSDALFLRRNHLFPRLVLNSAQAYTTDTMHRVFFKLGTNHKAFVASYYNSLSFAHAEIVGRNFGGGVLELMPSEVESIYLPYNEDNDMIFDEIDAMLRKGESIDKILDFTDQKILIEKYGYSSEEVKLGRTIWEKLSSRRLKKGRTNI, from the coding sequence ATGCAACTATTTGAAAATGCAACCGAGCAGAAATTGAGAGGGGGATATTATACACCTCCGCAGATAGCCGCATTCCTGTTACAATGGGGAATGTCAGGCTTGACGCATCCTGATATTTTGGAACCCAGTTGTGGAGATGGTGTATTCTTTGAGCAGATGCAAAATCTCAATATGGATTTTACATCATTTCTTGGCATAGAATTAGATGAGGAAGAGGCTAATAAGGCATTGGCGATTGATCTTCCTGACGCAGAGATTCAAAATCGTGATTTTCATGAATTTTGCTTGACGACAAATCAACGTTTTGATCTTGTGGTTGGGAATCCTCCGTTTATTCGTTACCAATATTATGACCAATCGCTGCAATCTTTAGCTGCTGATATTTTTAAGAAGGCTAAATTGAAGTACTCAAAATTGACAAATGCTTGGGTAACCTTCATAGTAGGTAGCTCTTTATTGTTGAAGGAGCGAGGAAAAATTGCTTTTGTTGTGCCAGCAGATATACTACAAGTATCCTATGCCAAGCAACTTAGAAATCATCTTATCAAGACCTTTAACCAAGTGAATATCATTTCATTTGAGCAGCTTGTATTTGATGACATTCAACAAGAAGTGGTTTTGCTGCTTTGTGAAAAAGATGGAAGTGGAAGACATAATATTGACCATGTTGATGTCAAGGATATTTCAGCTTTACAATTCCTGCTTAATGGAGGACTGCATTTCAACAAAAAAACAGTCAATAAGGATTCCGATAAGTGGTCATATTATTTTCTATCAGAAGAGGAAATCTCTTTCATTGAGAATTTGTCATCAAATGCGGAACACCATATTGGAGACTATGCTTCTGTAGAAGTCGGCATTACGACAGGTGCCAATCAGTATTTTACAGTACCGAAATCGATTGTTGATTTCTATGGATTAGATGATTTTGCAAAACCCATGGTCGGAAGAAGCGTGCAAGTGTCAAGTCTTGATTTCACAACGCACGACTGGCAGAAAAATGTGAATAAAGGTAGTCGTGCACACTTACTTGTGTTTAGATCAAAAGAGGAAATTGCTAATCATGACGGCGCAAAAGAATATATAGCCTCCGGCGAGGCAGATGGGATTAATAAAGGATACAAGACCAGCATCCGCGATGACTGGTTTGTAATCCCTTCGGTTAAACTCTCAGACGCTCTGTTCCTACGAAGAAATCATCTATTCCCTCGTCTTGTATTAAACAGTGCTCAAGCTTATACCACAGATACAATGCATCGTGTATTCTTTAAGCTAGGCACTAATCACAAGGCATTTGTAGCGAGCTACTATAATTCACTCTCTTTTGCTCATGCCGAAATAGTAGGCAGGAACTTTGGAGGTGGCGTATTGGAACTGATGCCCAGCGAGGTAGAGTCCATATATCTACCTTATAATGAAGACAATGATATGATTTTTGATGAGATAGATGCAATGCTTCGTAAAGGAGAATCTATTGACAAAATTCTTGATTTTACAGACCAAAAAATACTCATTGAGAAATACGGTTATTCGTCAGAAGAAGTTAAATTAGGGCGTACCATCTGGGAAAAATTGTCTTCCAGAAGACTAAAGAAAGGGAGAACTAACATATGA
- a CDS encoding Eco57I restriction-modification methylase domain-containing protein, which produces MEKKIKVADLVSRFRQDFDYYKSERYNETLLRSDFLDPLFELLGWDIKNVQGKSTNEREVLLEEPLKANAHTNTKKPDYTFRLFSERKFFLEAKKPHVKIEVEDGPARQVRRYGYTAGLNISVLSNFEYLYIYDTTIPVNGDDSRKKCLIKSYHYTEYAEKFDEISSLLSQDSVYNGDFDKNWAHIERNIDYKPIDKLFLEQINNWRLALANEIHRESPEMPLDQLSDIVQSYINKLLFLRVCEDRNIETYQELLYIAEKGDATELVSLFHKADLKYNSGLFDEFLAPQLIGNISSTFWDIVRQLYYPETPYSFAVLSSDILGRIYEIFLSKRIADVDGSLALVDKPENVDRDVVTTPTYIIQEILRRAVLPRAVGKNLGQLCEMKFADIACGSGAFLLELFQLLCDVTLDYYIHNNPEELCRTGIDGFRLPYSMKVKILTNCIFGVDKDYNATEATKFGLLLKVLEDENVNSLSGHKPILPSLSQNIFFGNSLLGPDDVKNTNLRESINTYDFGELKFDVVIGNPPYMSSEDMKNLTPLEHPLYPSKYNSAYKQYDKYFLFIERGLQLLKDDGALGYIIPSKFMKVGAALKLRDLIAINHHLAELISFGANQVFNGKTTYTCLLILTKENNPNFKYEEVRDLSLWRTRLDVNDITERSSDYISSDTWALLPMEFDQLFEKIQRDGYTLSDAVGSDNIFNGIQTSANKTYIFQPIAETATTYSFLRGNSTWEIEKSLTKPYFKTVKDGLSSYNSFRPNARVIFPYIKDGNGKLQIVSLEELAEKYPLGYSYIMAFKHELDRKTRDIKPTPDNDNEWHRYGRHQSLEACELPCKLIVGVLSQGEKYAVDIYGTLVSSGGTAGYCIISLPENSPYSIYYLQALLTSRPLEWVSSLYGEIFRGGFIARGTKVLKQLPFRSIDFTNPVDKQLHDDISALQQELISIGDRIVNAGNNNRILTPLKRNFSIKKNEMEVLIQKLFCLTEEEYYQIPKISEIYATI; this is translated from the coding sequence ATGGAAAAGAAAATAAAAGTTGCTGATCTGGTATCAAGATTTCGACAAGATTTTGACTATTACAAATCAGAACGATATAACGAAACCTTATTACGGAGCGATTTCCTCGACCCTCTGTTTGAATTGTTGGGTTGGGATATTAAAAACGTTCAGGGTAAGAGCACTAATGAGAGGGAGGTTCTTTTGGAAGAACCCTTAAAAGCTAATGCCCATACTAATACTAAGAAACCAGATTACACTTTTAGACTGTTTTCAGAAAGAAAATTCTTTTTGGAAGCCAAGAAACCGCATGTCAAAATTGAGGTGGAAGATGGTCCAGCCAGACAAGTGCGCAGATATGGTTATACTGCAGGACTTAATATTTCTGTGCTTTCTAATTTTGAGTATTTGTACATCTACGATACAACCATACCTGTAAATGGTGACGATAGTAGAAAAAAGTGTCTCATCAAGAGCTATCATTATACTGAATATGCGGAAAAATTTGATGAGATTTCTTCCTTGCTGAGTCAGGACAGTGTATATAATGGTGATTTTGATAAGAACTGGGCGCATATTGAACGCAATATCGATTACAAGCCAATAGATAAGTTATTTCTTGAGCAGATAAATAATTGGAGACTTGCGTTAGCGAATGAAATACATCGAGAGAGTCCAGAGATGCCGCTCGACCAATTATCGGACATCGTGCAAAGCTATATTAATAAACTCCTATTTCTACGTGTATGTGAGGATCGCAACATTGAGACTTATCAAGAATTACTGTATATTGCAGAAAAAGGAGATGCTACTGAATTAGTATCTTTATTCCATAAGGCCGACCTAAAGTATAATTCCGGTCTCTTTGATGAGTTTCTGGCACCACAATTAATCGGCAATATATCTTCGACTTTCTGGGATATTGTAAGGCAGTTGTATTATCCTGAAACTCCATATTCTTTTGCCGTTTTGTCATCAGATATTCTTGGTCGGATTTATGAAATATTCCTCTCTAAACGGATTGCAGATGTCGATGGTTCGTTGGCGCTAGTTGATAAGCCGGAAAATGTCGATAGAGACGTTGTTACCACACCGACATATATAATCCAAGAGATACTTAGGCGTGCCGTACTCCCTAGAGCTGTAGGTAAAAATCTGGGCCAACTATGCGAGATGAAATTTGCTGATATCGCATGCGGTTCTGGTGCATTTTTACTGGAACTATTCCAATTATTGTGTGACGTTACATTGGATTACTATATTCATAATAATCCGGAAGAACTCTGCCGCACTGGTATAGACGGTTTTCGTTTGCCCTACTCTATGAAGGTTAAAATACTTACTAACTGTATTTTTGGAGTAGATAAAGATTACAATGCGACAGAAGCGACTAAGTTTGGGCTATTGCTTAAGGTGCTGGAGGATGAGAATGTAAACTCTTTATCCGGTCATAAGCCGATATTGCCAAGTTTATCTCAAAATATATTTTTCGGGAACAGCCTTTTGGGGCCTGATGATGTAAAAAACACAAACCTCAGAGAGTCTATTAACACGTACGATTTCGGAGAATTGAAATTTGATGTCGTTATTGGGAATCCTCCATATATGTCATCGGAGGATATGAAGAATCTTACTCCATTAGAGCATCCATTATATCCGTCAAAATACAATTCGGCCTATAAACAGTATGACAAGTACTTCCTGTTTATAGAACGTGGGCTTCAACTCTTAAAAGATGATGGAGCTCTTGGGTATATCATACCTAGCAAATTCATGAAAGTAGGTGCAGCTCTTAAACTGAGAGACTTAATTGCCATAAATCATCATCTCGCAGAACTCATCTCCTTTGGTGCAAACCAAGTATTCAATGGCAAAACCACATATACGTGTCTGCTGATTTTAACCAAGGAAAACAATCCCAACTTCAAGTATGAAGAAGTTCGTGATCTTTCTCTTTGGAGAACCAGACTTGACGTTAATGACATAACTGAACGCTCATCAGATTATATCAGTTCTGATACATGGGCATTATTACCAATGGAATTCGACCAACTTTTTGAAAAGATTCAAAGAGATGGCTATACCTTGTCAGATGCAGTTGGAAGCGATAATATCTTTAACGGTATTCAGACAAGTGCTAATAAGACCTATATTTTTCAGCCTATCGCCGAGACTGCAACCACTTATTCATTTTTGAGAGGTAACTCCACATGGGAAATAGAAAAGAGTCTTACCAAGCCTTATTTTAAGACTGTCAAGGATGGTCTGAGCTCCTATAATTCATTCAGACCGAATGCTCGTGTAATTTTCCCCTATATTAAAGACGGCAATGGGAAGTTGCAGATAGTATCACTGGAGGAATTGGCTGAAAAATATCCTTTAGGATATTCCTACATAATGGCTTTTAAGCACGAACTGGACAGAAAGACTCGTGACATTAAGCCCACCCCGGACAATGACAATGAATGGCATAGATACGGAAGGCATCAGAGTCTTGAAGCATGCGAACTGCCATGCAAACTAATTGTAGGAGTGCTCTCTCAAGGAGAAAAGTATGCCGTAGATATTTATGGCACTTTGGTTTCATCTGGAGGGACCGCAGGATATTGTATTATCAGTTTGCCGGAGAACTCTCCATACTCAATTTATTACCTCCAAGCACTACTCACATCAAGACCTCTTGAATGGGTCTCATCTTTGTATGGTGAGATATTTCGGGGTGGTTTCATTGCAAGAGGTACTAAAGTCCTCAAGCAATTACCTTTTAGGTCAATTGATTTTACCAATCCGGTTGATAAACAATTGCATGATGACATATCTGCTCTACAACAAGAACTTATCTCAATTGGGGATAGAATTGTCAATGCCGGGAACAACAACCGAATCCTTACACCCTTGAAAAGAAATTTCTCCATTAAGAAGAATGAAATGGAGGTTCTTATTCAAAAGCTCTTCTGTCTGACAGAGGAAGAATATTATCAAATACCCAAAATATCAGAGATATATGCAACTATTTGA
- a CDS encoding relaxase/mobilization nuclease domain-containing protein, translated as MMGKISNGGSAGGCIDYVTRKKKDKPDGSPCDEWKIIDSKDVFLSGGRAEITASLQDNISMNPNVKDPVGHISLNFHALDKDKVTEEMMVEIAGKYMERMDIKDTPYILVRHFDKDYPHCHLVYSRINNFGETISDSNDYSRNKDACRSLTEEYGLHISDGKQHTNVDQLRGVEKIRYEIFNAVNDAWKDRSICDFDKFKAKLKASGVGIEYKYRRGTNEVQGLWYTRKGKRFSASKIDRRFSYSNIRKHLSENRPLHPDSKWMYADGSIVPITNFRGVKFSRQQINDYVTGKAIRVDGCKGEYSTVYLKFVPEVKVPKVFSSNPDEPKQTSTSSFAPSLSHTQQPSAPEGGCCSVSGGDTETFSEFKARHPELTPKQALDAWRAKRRGKHLNGGFHM; from the coding sequence ATGATGGGCAAGATAAGCAACGGCGGAAGTGCCGGAGGTTGCATTGATTATGTCACCCGAAAGAAGAAGGACAAACCGGATGGTTCGCCCTGTGATGAATGGAAAATCATCGACTCTAAAGATGTATTTCTGTCAGGTGGGCGAGCGGAAATCACCGCCTCTTTACAGGATAACATATCTATGAACCCGAATGTCAAAGACCCGGTCGGACACATTTCTCTCAACTTTCACGCCTTGGATAAGGACAAGGTGACAGAGGAAATGATGGTTGAAATCGCTGGAAAATATATGGAGAGAATGGACATAAAAGACACTCCTTATATATTGGTCAGGCATTTCGACAAGGATTATCCGCACTGCCACTTGGTGTATAGCCGAATTAATAATTTCGGGGAGACTATCTCCGACAGTAATGACTATAGTCGCAATAAAGACGCTTGTCGTTCCTTGACTGAGGAGTATGGACTGCATATTTCCGACGGTAAGCAGCATACGAATGTGGACCAACTTCGTGGTGTCGAGAAAATCAGATATGAGATTTTCAATGCAGTAAATGACGCATGGAAAGATCGTAGCATCTGCGATTTTGACAAATTCAAGGCTAAACTCAAAGCGTCAGGTGTCGGTATAGAGTACAAATACAGGCGTGGCACCAATGAGGTGCAAGGCCTGTGGTACACCCGAAAAGGGAAACGGTTTTCTGCATCGAAGATTGACCGGCGTTTCAGTTACAGTAATATTCGAAAGCATCTTTCAGAGAATCGCCCATTGCATCCCGACTCAAAATGGATGTATGCCGACGGCTCCATTGTCCCGATAACCAATTTCCGAGGAGTGAAATTTTCTAGACAGCAGATTAATGACTACGTTACAGGCAAAGCAATCCGCGTCGATGGATGTAAGGGAGAATACTCTACCGTCTATTTGAAATTCGTACCGGAAGTCAAAGTACCCAAAGTATTTTCATCAAATCCAGACGAGCCTAAGCAGACTTCAACTTCTTCCTTTGCCCCATCTCTTAGCCATACTCAGCAACCGTCCGCTCCCGAAGGTGGATGCTGTTCAGTATCCGGAGGCGATACTGAGACATTCTCTGAGTTCAAGGCGAGACATCCGGAGCTTACGCCTAAGCAAGCCCTTGATGCATGGCGAGCCAAACGCCGAGGCAAGCACCTCAACGGCGGCTTCCACATGTGA
- a CDS encoding CHC2 zinc finger domain-containing protein, with protein sequence MFKEIKTIPLATFMSRLGHEPVRRSGDKLWYKSPLRQEHTPSFKVETTLNCWYDFGIGKGGNIVDLAAEIYQSTDMRYLIHCIADSCPMPSMQTVAPLLLHDTLPRVLRTFELCRWRVTHLSLTYKSVAFQRRFQRLIANRFITVVEANNIILLPLPTSQMAMRYATDISKVAYRRKTSPYGAYAMARQRNVQCLKDLLTICRH encoded by the coding sequence ATGTTTAAAGAGATAAAAACTATCCCTTTAGCCACTTTCATGTCCCGACTCGGGCATGAGCCGGTCAGACGGAGTGGGGACAAACTCTGGTATAAGTCACCGCTAAGACAGGAGCATACGCCATCGTTCAAGGTGGAGACTACGCTCAACTGCTGGTATGACTTCGGTATCGGTAAAGGAGGCAATATCGTAGACCTTGCAGCCGAGATATATCAGTCAACCGATATGCGCTATCTCATTCATTGCATCGCCGACAGTTGCCCTATGCCATCGATGCAGACAGTCGCTCCCCTTTTGCTCCACGACACTCTGCCCCGAGTTTTGAGGACATTCGAGTTGTGCCGTTGGAGAGTCACGCACTTGTCGCTTACCTACAAGAGCGTGGCATTCCAACGAAGATTTCAAAGGCTCATTGCCAACAGATTCATTACTGTTGTCGAGGCAAACAATATTATTCTGTTGCCTTTGCCAACGAGTCAGATGGCTATGAGGTACGCAACCGATATTTCAAAGGTTGCATATCGCCGAAAGACATCTCCATACGGCGCATACGCGATGGCCCGTCAGCGGAATGTGCAGTGTTTGAAGGATTTATTGACTATCTGTCGGCACTGA
- a CDS encoding plasmid mobilization protein encodes MRRYNSRPSKGRPKLPAEERKSIVVPVKYDLDKYEIMMNKAIVAGLNRSEYIRQASIHCTVTERLKPKDVKAIRDLQGIAENLNRIAKFCSSILNRGSTNENLVQLFRDIYECRDFILSLIKTYRNTPDSI; translated from the coding sequence ATGAGAAGATACAATTCCCGACCTTCCAAAGGTCGACCCAAACTACCCGCCGAGGAACGAAAGTCAATCGTTGTTCCGGTGAAATACGACCTCGACAAATATGAGATAATGATGAACAAGGCAATTGTTGCTGGATTGAACCGTTCGGAATATATCCGTCAGGCATCAATCCATTGTACGGTGACGGAGCGTCTAAAACCCAAAGACGTAAAGGCGATAAGAGATCTTCAGGGCATAGCCGAGAATCTCAATCGCATCGCCAAATTCTGTTCATCTATTCTAAACAGAGGTTCAACAAATGAGAACCTTGTCCAACTTTTTCGGGACATATACGAATGCCGGGACTTTATTTTGTCGCTTATCAAAACCTATCGTAATACTCCCGACAGCATATGA
- a CDS encoding toprim domain-containing protein → MFEGFIDYLSALKLGIIGTDAIILNSVSNVNKAIPHLRDYKAIHCYLDNDVAGKIALGQLTKRFGTKVIDRSTLYSGFNDLNEYLTTSFTNNQNLQL, encoded by the coding sequence GTGTTTGAAGGATTTATTGACTATCTGTCGGCACTGAAACTCGGAATCATCGGAACGGATGCAATCATTCTCAATTCGGTCAGTAATGTCAACAAGGCAATCCCCCATCTGCGTGATTACAAAGCTATCCATTGCTATCTTGACAACGATGTTGCAGGTAAAATAGCATTGGGTCAGTTGACAAAACGATTCGGTACAAAAGTGATTGACCGCTCCACACTCTACTCAGGTTTCAATGACCTGAATGAGTATCTGACAACAAGTTTTACAAACAATCAAAATTTACAATTATGA
- a CDS encoding DUF3408 domain-containing protein has translation MTENIFNNSVEVISDTAVNNADTETTEDDTTVAPLSAIEPKQQRIGIRQRKLEYEEYKSAYLAPKILEQRKQTSISKELYNRIALMVRRLGGIDTTISGFIDSVLLRHMDDYAADHEIWRKL, from the coding sequence ATGACTGAAAACATCTTCAATAACAGTGTCGAAGTCATCAGTGACACCGCTGTCAACAATGCGGACACCGAAACCACCGAGGACGACACAACAGTTGCACCACTGTCGGCAATCGAGCCGAAACAACAGCGCATCGGCATCAGACAGCGCAAATTGGAGTACGAGGAATACAAGTCAGCTTACCTCGCTCCGAAGATACTTGAACAGCGCAAGCAGACAAGCATCAGCAAGGAACTATACAACCGCATCGCGTTGATGGTTCGTCGACTCGGAGGCATCGACACCACCATCTCCGGCTTCATCGACTCGGTGCTTCTTCGCCACATGGACGACTACGCCGCCGACCACGAAATCTGGCGCAAACTCTGA
- a CDS encoding ATP-dependent endonuclease, translating to MRIQSVHIRNFRKLKNCHIDFGERETVFVGANNSGKTSAISAIVWFLKNTEKFTLKEFTATNWALIDAIGEKWLENDTVDEALLDSHKWDDIVPSMDVWIQVNDGEQYRVNHLIPSLSTWDGKVVGVRGQYVPKDVTTLYTDYKKAKIKANFLESTEEYAKAYSPELYPRNLCDFLGKGANLRKYFDVKYYIIDYALDPDDEERVQSTPDDELGFNPLDKLIRVDTILASRDFSDPEGQTDNDIDTLSRQFQQYYKSRCLEEDDLTSDDLVLIGGITKANETYDEKLRRTFKDPVGELKNINYPGFQNPMIRISSKIQIEEAIKHDSAVQFAIHGLEGLTLPEKYNGLGYRNLISIYLKLIDFRDRWLRELSEDEKIEPIHVVFVEEPEAHLHAQAQQVFVKKAFEALCNNKLIEDNPWLCTQLVLSTHSNHVVNELDLNCMRYFRRVMDADDKLPISKVVNLSSTFGSDKETQQFVTRYIRLTHYDIFFSDATILVEGPAEKILVPGFLSKVGMDSHYISVIEVNGRHAHRFRKLIERLGIATLIVTDIDATETKIGVDGKETHPAVITAKGSGYNTGNPSILDWLPEKEQIDDLLVLDDKEKLINNVRIAYQTPVKVKWNKDDDTETEICPYTFEDALIFTNLELFRTEGLKKMGTITTVANLLKNSNSAKELQEKIFKKLEIKGGFSKADFAISLLYNVKLIDNLIPPKYIQEGLDWIKAYLDSKENKNGK from the coding sequence ATGAGAATACAATCAGTTCATATCCGGAATTTCCGTAAATTAAAGAATTGCCATATAGACTTTGGAGAAAGAGAGACGGTATTTGTTGGTGCTAATAACAGTGGAAAAACTTCTGCCATTAGTGCTATTGTTTGGTTCCTTAAAAATACTGAAAAATTCACACTTAAGGAATTTACAGCCACTAATTGGGCATTAATTGATGCAATAGGCGAAAAGTGGTTGGAAAATGACACTGTTGATGAGGCATTATTAGACTCTCATAAATGGGATGACATTGTGCCATCAATGGATGTTTGGATACAAGTGAACGATGGAGAACAGTATCGTGTAAACCACCTGATACCTTCACTTAGCACATGGGACGGTAAAGTAGTAGGAGTACGTGGACAATATGTACCCAAGGATGTTACAACGTTATACACCGATTACAAAAAAGCCAAGATAAAAGCTAATTTTTTAGAGTCGACTGAGGAGTACGCGAAAGCGTACTCTCCGGAATTATATCCAAGAAATTTATGTGATTTCTTAGGGAAAGGGGCAAATCTTAGAAAATACTTTGATGTTAAATATTATATCATAGACTATGCCCTTGATCCAGATGATGAAGAAAGAGTTCAGAGTACTCCCGATGATGAACTTGGATTCAATCCATTAGATAAGCTAATCAGAGTTGATACGATTCTAGCATCACGCGATTTTTCTGATCCAGAAGGACAAACTGACAATGATATTGATACGTTATCACGGCAGTTCCAACAATACTATAAAAGCAGATGTCTCGAAGAAGATGATTTAACTTCGGATGACCTGGTTCTTATTGGAGGTATAACAAAGGCCAATGAGACATATGACGAAAAACTAAGAAGGACTTTTAAGGATCCTGTTGGTGAATTGAAGAATATCAATTATCCTGGATTTCAAAATCCAATGATAAGAATAAGTAGCAAGATTCAGATAGAAGAAGCCATCAAGCATGATTCAGCAGTCCAATTTGCCATACACGGACTGGAAGGTCTTACACTTCCCGAAAAATATAATGGTCTAGGATATAGAAATCTTATCTCGATTTATCTAAAACTTATAGATTTTCGAGATCGATGGTTAAGAGAATTAAGCGAAGATGAGAAAATTGAGCCAATTCATGTGGTATTTGTAGAGGAACCTGAGGCGCATCTTCACGCTCAGGCTCAACAAGTATTTGTAAAAAAGGCTTTTGAAGCCCTATGCAACAATAAACTCATTGAGGATAATCCTTGGCTATGTACACAACTTGTATTAAGCACCCATTCAAATCATGTTGTAAACGAACTTGATTTAAACTGTATGCGTTATTTCAGACGAGTTATGGATGCTGACGATAAACTTCCTATTTCAAAAGTAGTTAATCTTTCAAGTACATTTGGGTCCGATAAGGAAACGCAACAATTTGTAACACGATATATTCGTCTGACTCATTACGATATATTCTTCTCTGATGCGACAATATTAGTTGAAGGTCCCGCTGAAAAAATACTTGTACCTGGATTCCTATCGAAAGTTGGAATGGACTCGCATTATATTTCAGTCATAGAGGTGAATGGGCGACATGCCCATAGGTTCCGAAAACTTATTGAACGACTTGGAATCGCGACTCTAATTGTGACTGATATAGATGCGACTGAAACAAAAATAGGAGTCGATGGGAAAGAGACCCATCCGGCTGTAATTACAGCTAAAGGGAGTGGATATAACACAGGAAATCCTTCAATATTAGATTGGCTTCCAGAAAAGGAGCAGATTGACGATTTGTTAGTGCTTGATGATAAAGAGAAATTGATCAATAATGTAAGGATTGCCTACCAAACTCCAGTGAAGGTCAAGTGGAATAAAGATGATGATACCGAAACAGAAATATGTCCTTATACGTTTGAGGACGCATTGATCTTTACGAACCTTGAATTATTCCGTACAGAAGGACTCAAAAAAATGGGAACAATTACTACCGTAGCAAATCTACTGAAGAATAGTAATTCCGCTAAAGAACTTCAAGAAAAAATATTTAAGAAGTTGGAAATTAAAGGAGGTTTCTCAAAAGCTGACTTTGCCATTTCTCTGCTATATAACGTCAAATTAATTGACAATCTAATCCCTCCAAAGTATATCCAGGAAGGACTTGATTGGATAAAGGCTTATTTGGATTCTAAAGAGAACAAAAATGGGAAATAG